The Prevotella herbatica genome contains the following window.
GCAGCAGCGTTCCGTCGTATTGAATTTGGGCCAAACGTTAAGTCTGCAGTGAAGCATTCTTCGCAAAACACAGCTATTCGTGATGCATCCATAGCGTTTGACATCACGCCGCAACCACTTTTCCATAAGAACTTTGATTTACTAACGCAAGCTTTTGAGGATTATATTCTTAAAGGTTTTAAACTTTATATACTTGCAGATAGTGAAAAGCAGACACAAAGATTAAAAGACATATTTGCCGATATGGATTCGCCACAAGCAAATTCAATCGTCTTTGAGCCTGTGAATAAAACTATCCATGAGGGCTTTTCCGATTCCAATTTAAAAATATGTCTCTTCACTGATCATCAGATATTTGACCGTTTCCATAAATACAACCTGAAGAGTGATAGTGCTAGAACAGGAAAGATCGCTCTCACGATGAAAGAACTTCAGGAAATGGAACCTGGTGACTTCATTGTCCACATAGATTTCGGTATTGGTAAGTTTGGTGGTCTTGTACGTGTACCAGCAGGCAACAGCTATCAAGAGGTTATACGCATCATCTACCAACATAATGACAAGGTAGATGTGAGCATCCACTCACTATATAAGATAAGCAAATATAGACGCAGTGATACAGGAGAACCTCCGCGTCTTAGCACTCTTGGAAGCGGAGCTTGGGACAAACTTAAGGAAAGAACCAAGAAACGCATCAAAGATATTGCACGTGACCTTATCAAACTATACGCTCAACGCCGACATGAAAAAGGATTTGCATATAGTAATGACAGTTATATGCAGCATGAACTTGAGGCTAGCTTCCTATACGAGGACACTCCAGATCAAAGCAAGGCAACACAAGATGTCAAAAGTGATATGGAGAGCGCACGTCCTATGGACCGACTTATTTGTGGTGATGTAGGTTTTGGAAAGACAGAAGTTGCAGTCCGCGCAGCTTTCAAAGCCGCATGTGACAGTAAGCAGGTTGCAATACTTGTACCTACAACTGTATTAGCTTATCAACATTATCAAACATTCCTGAGTCGTCTTAAAGGCATGCCTGTCAGAATTGAGTATCTATCAAGAGCACGTTCCACAAAACATACGAAACAGGTACTCGAAGATTTAGAATCCGGTAAGATTGATATATTAATTGGAACGCAGAAACTTATAGGCAGTTCTGTAAAATGGCATGATTTAGGTCTCCTTATCATTGATGAGGAACAGAAATTCGGTGTATCTACAAAAGAAAAACTTCGTAAGTTAAAGACCAATGTTGATACACTCACAATGTCTGCAACACCAATACCGCGTACATTGCAATTTTCTTTAATGGGGGCACGTGACATGAGCATTATACGCACTCCGCCGCCAAACAGATATCCAATACATACCGAATTAGCAACATACAGTCACGAAGTTATAGCAGATGCCATTAACTTTGAAATGAGTCGTAACGGACAAGTTTACCTTGTGAACGACCGTATTAGCAGCTTACAAGAGATTGCCAACCTTATACATAAATATGTACCAGATTGCCGTATTGCCATAGGTCATGGACAAATAAAACCAGAAGAACTCGAAAAAATTCTTCTCGGCTTTATGAACTACGACTATGATGTCTTGCTGTCAACAACTATTATTGAGAACGGTATAGACATAAGTAATGCCAATACAATAATAATAAATGACGCACATCGGTTCGGACTTTCCGACCTTCATCAGATGCGCGGCAGAGTTGGACGCAGCAACCGAAAGGCTTTCTGCTATCTTCTTGCGCCCCCAAAGAGTGTACTTACATCTGAAGCACGCCGTAGATTGGAAGCTCTTGAGACATTTTCTGATTTAGGAAGTGGCTTTAATCTTGCTATGCAGGATCTTGACATACGTGGAGCCGGTAATCTTCTTGGCGCAGAACAAAGCGGATTCATGGAAGATCTAGGATATGAGACATATCAGAAAATTCTTAGTCAGGCTGTAACTGAACTGAAGAATGATGAATTTCAGGATGTCTATGCCCAACAAATGGCTGAAGGCAACAATATCACTGGTGATGAATTTGTTGAAGATTGTGCTATTGAAAGCGACTTAGAGATGTATTTCCCCGACAATTATGTTCCTGGAAGCAGCGAGCGAATGCTACTTTATCGTGAACTCGACAGCATCAATGACGATGATGAACTGGCACTATACAGGAAACGAATTATCGATAGATTTGGTGAAACTCCAAAGGAGGGAGAGGAACTCATGCAGGTTGTAACTCTTCGTCGACTTGGTAAACGTCTAGGCTGTGAGAAGATCATGCTAAGGCAAGGAAAGATGAATATGCAGTTTGTGAGCAATCTAGAAAGTGCTTATTACCAAAGTAGCACTTTCTCTGCTGTTATTAACTATGTAGGAAGAAATCCACGTAGATGTGATTTTAGGCAAGTTGCAACTAGACGTCTGTTAAGCGTAAATAATATACCTACCGTCGGAGATGCGGTTGTTATATTAAGAAATATGTTGAAAAACATGTAATTGAATATTTGTAATATACATAACAAAATATCGAATAGTATAGTTTGGTGGACAAAAATGCTCTACTTTTTTGTCCACCAATTTGTCCACCTTTGTTTGAAGTTTAATATTTTGATGTGTAAATGCTTAAACATATACCCCTGTTTTATTAACTTGAGATAGAATATTAGCGATAAAATCAAGCAAATTACACATAAGGATAAACTAACAACAAACGATACATAAATTATTAACATTTTGAGTAGGACCTTTAAATTTAATATTTTATCTTTGCAACGTTACAATTAATAATTATATATAGTATCATTCGCAACTTTATTAATCAAGCTAAAAAATAAATGATAAAGATGTTTTTTAAATATCGAAATCACATCAGGAAATATAACATAAGAAGAGAAATGTTTAATGCGAATAGATTAACTCGTTCAAAATCATACAATTTCATACAAGTCATTGTTTGATTTTGAATCCTGTCAATCGAAGACAGGTTAAAATGACAAATTAAGGGCAAACATGTAGAACGTGTGAACGCTTTATTTTTTGCCCATGTCATTTTAAAAGTTGTTTTATTCACTCCCCCCTATTAAATTGACTTTCAAGTAAATAAATGTACTATTTACGAGAACAAGTTATTTGCCAATATATGGCATCTGATATTGTTTGGTATCAATTTTTTCGACTAATAGAAATGTGACTCATACGACTAATTGAATTTTTAATTATAATTTTTAGAACTGACAAGCCCAGCCAAATTATGTGACTGGGCTTGTCTCGTATATGTTACTTACTATTATTTCTCAATTTCATTGATATCAAATTGCGGAACATCTTCAAGATTCTTTTCAATCTCACTATCGGTTATACTATAGTTCTGAAGATCACCATTAATATAACTTTCATAGGCTGTCATATCTATTAATCCATGACCTGAAAGACAGAAAAGGATAACCTTCTCCTTACCTTCTTCCGTGGCTTTCTTTGCCTCTCTTATTGCCGCAGCTATAGCGTGACCACTCTCTGGTGCTGGGATTATACCTTCGGCACGTGCAAAAATCATACTAGCCTCAAAACTCTCTAATTGAGGAATATCTACACCATGCATATAATTATCTCGTATAAGCTGACTAATTATCATACCAGCTCCATGATACCTCAAACCACCTGCATGTATGTTAGCGGGCTTGAAATCATGCCCAAGAGTGAACATCGGCAATAAAGGTGTATAACCTGCTTCATCTCCGAAATCATATTCAAACTTTCCACGTGTAAGCTTTGGACAGCTTTCTGGTTCAGCTGCAATAAACTCTGTTCTCTTGCCGTCTTTAATGTTGTGTCTCATAAAAGGAAATGCGATACCGCCAAAATTACTTCCTCCACCAAAACATGCTATCACAGTATCAGGATATTCACCCGCCATTTCCATTTGTTTCTCAGCTTCAAGACCTATAACTGTCTGATGCAATGCTACATGATTCAGTACAGAGCCAAGAGTGTATTTGCAATTTGGAGTAGTGGTAGCAAGTTCTATAGCCTCGCTTATAGCTGTTCCTAAAGAACCTGGATGATTAGGGTCACGAGTTATGATATCTTTTCCTGCGCGTGTACTCATAGATGGCGAGCCTTCTACCGTTGCACCAAAAGTGCGCATAATTGCAGAACGATAAGGCTTCTGTTGCATACTTATCTTTACTTGATATACAGCAGCTTCAAGTCCGTACAGTTTTGCAGCGTAGCTTAATGCTGCTCCCCACTGCCCTGCTCCAGTTTCAGTTGTTACATTCGTATCACCTTCCTGTTTGCAGTAATAGCATTGCGGAATCGCAGAGTTTATCTTATGTGAACCAAGTGGGTTTGTACTTTCATTCTTGAAATAAATATGTGCAGAAGTTCCAAGAGCCTCTTCAAATGCATAAGCTCTTACTAGAGGAGTAGATCTATAATAAGTATACTTCTCACGCACTTCCTCTGGTATTTCTATCCATGCATGTTCTATATCCAGTTCCTGTTTTGAACATTCCTTATTAAAGATATGGCTCAGGTCATCGGCATCCAAAGGTTTATGTGTTGCCGGATTAAGTGGTGGCAGAGGCTTGTTAGGCATATCTGCCTGAATGTTATACCAATGTGTTGGAATTTCATTCTCTTGAAGGATGAATCTTTTCTGTCTCATGATAAAGTATTTGTTGTTACGATTTTGTCTCTATTTCTATTCACAAAGGTACAAAAAAGAAATCGCTATTTTGTATGTTTACATGCTTTTTTAGTAATTTTGCACCCATTATGATAATTATATTCACCATACTTGCATATTTTTGCATATTACTTTTATTTAGTAGAATTACAAGCAGAAAAGCGAATAATGAGACTTTCTATCGTGCCGACAGACGTTCACCTTGGTATATGGTTGCTTTCGGTATGATTGGAGCCTCTATATCTGGAATTACGTTTGTCAGTGTTCCTGGTATGGCTATAACTACCGACATGACTTATTTACAGATGTGTATCGGATTTATATTCGGATACATTGCTGTAGCGTTCATCCTTATACCAGTATACTATCGACTAAATCTTACCACGATATATAGTTATCTTAATTCTCGTCTTGGGCAACGCTCATATAAGACAGGTGCATCGTTCTTTCTACTTTCAAAACTCATTGGCTCTGCCGTAAGATTTTATGTCGTGTGCATAATTCTGCAGAAGTTTGTATTCGATTCCATGGGAATACCTTTTCCTATAACGGTATTGGGTATGGTTGGTTTGATATGGCTCTACACTCGCAAAGGCGGTATAAAAACATTGGTATGGACAGACTCTTTCCAGACATTGTGCATGTTTGTGGCTTTAATCCTTATTATATATAATGTCATCACATCGCTGAATATGAATATTGGTGAGGCTATCAGCGCTATTGCGTCGAATGTTCATAGCCGAGTGTTTGTATTCGACGATTTTATATCACGGCAGAATTTCTGGAAACAGTTTATCAGTGGTATCTTTGTTGTAATAGTAATGACAGGTCTTGATCAAGACATGATGCAGAAAAACCTTACCTGTAAGTCTTTACGTGATGCTCAGAAAGATATGTGCACATACGGTTTTGCCTTTCTGCCTGCAAACATTTTATTTCTTTCGCTTGGCATACTATTGATGATGCTTGCAAGTAAACAAGGTATTGCCTTACCTGCGATGAGTGATAATTTGTTACCAATGTTTGCAGCTTCAGGAAGTCTTGGTACGGTTGTCGTTATATTGTTTACGATAGGAATTGTAGCCGCTAGTTTTTCTAGTGCAGACAGTGCCATGACAGCGCTAACAACAAGTTGGTGTGTAGATATTATGGAACGTGATAAAGACGAGCGCCTGCGCAAAATCACTCACTTTGGTGTAGCTTTGTTGTTTGTTCTCTTTATCTTGGTATTCAAGGTAATCAATTCTACCAGTGTGTTAGATGCCATTTACATACTATGTTCATACACCTATGGACCTCTGTTGGGACTTTTTGCGTTTGGATTGCTTACTAAGCGAAAGACCAACGACCACATGGTGCCATATATAGCAATAATAAGCCCGATTATATGTTTCGCTATCGATACGATAACGCAACATACAACCGGGTATAAGTTTGGTTACGAGTTGCTAATGGCCAACGGTGCATTGACATTTGCAGGAATGTTTATTTTCCGATCTCGTTAAGATATTCCTGTGCGTCAAGGGCTGCGCTAGCACCAGTACCAGCAGCGACGATAGCTTGCTGATAATGTGGATCGCATACGTCACCAGCGGCAAACACACCTTCCTTGTTTGTCATCTGGTTTTTACCTTCCAGCTTTATGAATCCCTGTTCATCAAGATTTATATAGTCCTTGAATAATTCAGTCTGCGGCTTGTGGCCTATTGCAAGGAAGAATCCGTCAATAGCAATATCGTATTTTTTTTCATCAGCCAAGCCTTGCCTGAACACCACGTGAGCGCCTTCGACACCATTGTCACCAAACAGACCTAGAGTATTTGTCTCGTAAAGGATTTCTATCTTCTCGTTATCAACAACGCGCTTCTTCATCACTTCAGCAGCACGGAGAAAAGGCTTACGCACAATCATGTAAACCTTTGAGCATAGTCCTGCAAGATATGTAGCCTCCTCACAAGCTGTATCGCCACCGCCAACAACGGCAACAACTTTCTTGCGATAGAAGAAACCATCACATGTGGCACATGCACTTACGCCCTGCCCCATATATTTCTGCTCGTCATCGAGTCCCAGATATTTTGCGATGGCACCAGTAGCGATAATCACACTTTCTGCTTCAATTTCCACCCCACGGTCATCTGTCAGGATATAAGGTTTCTTGCTTAGGTCAGCCTTTACGATTTCACCATCCCGCAAGTCAACTTCAAATCTCTGAGCCTGTTCGCGAAAGTCCATCATCATCTGGTTACCGTCAACACCTTGTGGGTATCCTGGGAAATTCTCAACGATAGTCGTCTGTGTCAACTGACCGCCCATTTGCATTCCGCAATATTCTATTGGCTGCAAATTTGCACGTCCGGCATATATAGCTGCAGTGTATCCTGCAGGACCACTACCGATGATAAGACATTTTGTATATTCCATAAACTAAGCTTTTAATAGTTCTTCTATTTTATTTGCTATATTGCTTATTTTTTCTGTTGGTTCAAATCTTGCTACGACCTGTCCTTTCTTGTTTACAAGGAATTTTGTGAAGTTCCATTTGATGTCTGGATTTTCCTTATAGTTAGGATCTTGCTCTGAAAGCATCTTGTCAAGTACAGGATAGATTGGGTGAGTTTCGTCCCAACCAGCAAATCCAAATTGTTCCTCCATGAATTTATATAAAGGATCAGCATCTTCACCATTCACTTTCAATTTCTTGAAACGTGGGAATTCTGTTCCGTAGTTTAACTTGCAGAAATTATGAATGCTCTCATCTGTTCCTGGTGCTTGTTGACCAAACTGATTGCAAGGGAAATCTAATATTTCAAATCCTTGAGCATGATATGTTTCAAAAAGCTTTTCAAGCTCTTCATATTGTGGAGTGAATCCACACTTAGTCGCAGTATTAACAATGAGCAGCACTTCGTTGGCATACTCTTTTAGTGATACATCTTTACCTTTTCTGTCTTTGACAGAGAATTCGTAAACAGTTCTCATTTTCTGGTTATAGTTATATTATAATTTATTTTATCTTCTTTTGCAAAGATAATAATTTTATTTTATTTCCGCAATGCATCATGCTACATTAACACAGATTTAGATTTCCAATCTAAGAACAAAGTAATACCGTTCAAAACAGTAACATCATTTACTGTTTGACACAGGGGAAAAAGTAAAAATATCTTTCTTTATTTAAGACTAAATAAAGAAATGTCTACAAATGAATAAAGCCATAGAGAAGTATATATAACACAGAACAAGGAAGTGTTCTCATCAAGTCTTTACTCCATCACATTTATTCTAAAGCAATGGTTCTAAATAGGCAATCGCATCAGTAATATCCTCGGCGAATGTCGAATGTTCCAACAGAAAGCCATTCTTTCCTTTAGACATTTCAGCATATAATTCGCGATTCATTTCGTTGGCATAATTACCTATAGCATATTCAATGTCGTCTTTCTGACTTTCATTTACTGACTTTGAATATATATTCCACTTCTGATGAAAAAAGCAATAGGCTGATTCTATACTGTCTTTTGTTATCATCTAGACATATTATATATTAATACCATTGTACAGCATTGCTATATCCGCTGCGCTTATCGTATTTCAATGCATCCGTAAGGGTGCTTGCATTACAACGGAATGTGAAGTTATAGCTTGTATAAGGAGCTAGCACAATAGAGCAACTCATATTGAAACAGTGAAGATCGCGCTGCAAACTTGCTGTTGTCATACTGATACCATGATTTTCGAAGTCGTAACCAGACGAGAAGCTGATGTTCCAACCTTCACTGATACGAAGGTTTCCACTGAAGTTAAGAGTCTGCGTAAACTTATAAGGATAACG
Protein-coding sequences here:
- the mfd gene encoding transcription-repair coupling factor, with amino-acid sequence MKLLKDNTVGNIFLKGLSCSATPVIFSAFSDKLDNTFLFILQDADEAGYLYHDLMQIIESDNVLFFPSGYKRAAKHGQRDSANEILRTEVLAKVAARNNTSEALFIVSYPDALAELVVSKKRLDERRLSLKKGQNIDITDVEHILREYGFTETDYVYEPGQFAVRGSILDVYSFSCEYPLRIDFFGDEIDTIRTFEVQDQLSKDKRDSIEVVPELMNTTSEKISFLKFLPDNTFLVMKDFTYIHDVIERIYKDGFSSQALTDRLEGATEVEQKQIVNELNRDKSLVSPYQFTEDAAAFRRIEFGPNVKSAVKHSSQNTAIRDASIAFDITPQPLFHKNFDLLTQAFEDYILKGFKLYILADSEKQTQRLKDIFADMDSPQANSIVFEPVNKTIHEGFSDSNLKICLFTDHQIFDRFHKYNLKSDSARTGKIALTMKELQEMEPGDFIVHIDFGIGKFGGLVRVPAGNSYQEVIRIIYQHNDKVDVSIHSLYKISKYRRSDTGEPPRLSTLGSGAWDKLKERTKKRIKDIARDLIKLYAQRRHEKGFAYSNDSYMQHELEASFLYEDTPDQSKATQDVKSDMESARPMDRLICGDVGFGKTEVAVRAAFKAACDSKQVAILVPTTVLAYQHYQTFLSRLKGMPVRIEYLSRARSTKHTKQVLEDLESGKIDILIGTQKLIGSSVKWHDLGLLIIDEEQKFGVSTKEKLRKLKTNVDTLTMSATPIPRTLQFSLMGARDMSIIRTPPPNRYPIHTELATYSHEVIADAINFEMSRNGQVYLVNDRISSLQEIANLIHKYVPDCRIAIGHGQIKPEELEKILLGFMNYDYDVLLSTTIIENGIDISNANTIIINDAHRFGLSDLHQMRGRVGRSNRKAFCYLLAPPKSVLTSEARRRLEALETFSDLGSGFNLAMQDLDIRGAGNLLGAEQSGFMEDLGYETYQKILSQAVTELKNDEFQDVYAQQMAEGNNITGDEFVEDCAIESDLEMYFPDNYVPGSSERMLLYRELDSINDDDELALYRKRIIDRFGETPKEGEELMQVVTLRRLGKRLGCEKIMLRQGKMNMQFVSNLESAYYQSSTFSAVINYVGRNPRRCDFRQVATRRLLSVNNIPTVGDAVVILRNMLKNM
- a CDS encoding TrpB-like pyridoxal phosphate-dependent enzyme, which translates into the protein MRQKRFILQENEIPTHWYNIQADMPNKPLPPLNPATHKPLDADDLSHIFNKECSKQELDIEHAWIEIPEEVREKYTYYRSTPLVRAYAFEEALGTSAHIYFKNESTNPLGSHKINSAIPQCYYCKQEGDTNVTTETGAGQWGAALSYAAKLYGLEAAVYQVKISMQQKPYRSAIMRTFGATVEGSPSMSTRAGKDIITRDPNHPGSLGTAISEAIELATTTPNCKYTLGSVLNHVALHQTVIGLEAEKQMEMAGEYPDTVIACFGGGSNFGGIAFPFMRHNIKDGKRTEFIAAEPESCPKLTRGKFEYDFGDEAGYTPLLPMFTLGHDFKPANIHAGGLRYHGAGMIISQLIRDNYMHGVDIPQLESFEASMIFARAEGIIPAPESGHAIAAAIREAKKATEEGKEKVILFCLSGHGLIDMTAYESYINGDLQNYSITDSEIEKNLEDVPQFDINEIEK
- a CDS encoding sodium:solute symporter translates to MIIIFTILAYFCILLLFSRITSRKANNETFYRADRRSPWYMVAFGMIGASISGITFVSVPGMAITTDMTYLQMCIGFIFGYIAVAFILIPVYYRLNLTTIYSYLNSRLGQRSYKTGASFFLLSKLIGSAVRFYVVCIILQKFVFDSMGIPFPITVLGMVGLIWLYTRKGGIKTLVWTDSFQTLCMFVALILIIYNVITSLNMNIGEAISAIASNVHSRVFVFDDFISRQNFWKQFISGIFVVIVMTGLDQDMMQKNLTCKSLRDAQKDMCTYGFAFLPANILFLSLGILLMMLASKQGIALPAMSDNLLPMFAASGSLGTVVVILFTIGIVAASFSSADSAMTALTTSWCVDIMERDKDERLRKITHFGVALLFVLFILVFKVINSTSVLDAIYILCSYTYGPLLGLFAFGLLTKRKTNDHMVPYIAIISPIICFAIDTITQHTTGYKFGYELLMANGALTFAGMFIFRSR
- a CDS encoding NAD(P)/FAD-dependent oxidoreductase, giving the protein MEYTKCLIIGSGPAGYTAAIYAGRANLQPIEYCGMQMGGQLTQTTIVENFPGYPQGVDGNQMMMDFREQAQRFEVDLRDGEIVKADLSKKPYILTDDRGVEIEAESVIIATGAIAKYLGLDDEQKYMGQGVSACATCDGFFYRKKVVAVVGGGDTACEEATYLAGLCSKVYMIVRKPFLRAAEVMKKRVVDNEKIEILYETNTLGLFGDNGVEGAHVVFRQGLADEKKYDIAIDGFFLAIGHKPQTELFKDYINLDEQGFIKLEGKNQMTNKEGVFAAGDVCDPHYQQAIVAAGTGASAALDAQEYLNEIGK
- a CDS encoding glutathione peroxidase, with the protein product MRTVYEFSVKDRKGKDVSLKEYANEVLLIVNTATKCGFTPQYEELEKLFETYHAQGFEILDFPCNQFGQQAPGTDESIHNFCKLNYGTEFPRFKKLKVNGEDADPLYKFMEEQFGFAGWDETHPIYPVLDKMLSEQDPNYKENPDIKWNFTKFLVNKKGQVVARFEPTEKISNIANKIEELLKA